The following proteins are encoded in a genomic region of Anguilla anguilla isolate fAngAng1 chromosome 15, fAngAng1.pri, whole genome shotgun sequence:
- the traf3ip1 gene encoding TRAF3-interacting protein 1 isoform X1, protein MNASVAKKTQETLGKVIKKPPLTEKLLSKPPFRYLHDIFSEVIRTTGFMKGLYLEAEMKSDNVKEKEAKMAFLQKAIDVVALVSGEALAVRPARIVAGHEPEKTNELLQAIGKCCLNKLSSEEAVKRVLAGDRPDPRGKPSTSSKSQDKENREGKERQRDREEKKEAKEQSGSREEKGPGPQREEGRRPPPEKDRHREGERPDKARDRERAKDRDRDEKKDKSRDGEKDKSRDREKDKPREKEREKDREKDREKARERDQHRDRDREKRRDPDKDREREKDKGRERHKEPEEKSKEAERAEKKPRAPEETRNRQPPEQPVKTVKAEAEEPPCSPEAESGSPARIPRPSSAKGQRRRPKHGGQDETDSEGEADSPSTEKPAHLENGDATDSAPPQVAPSARRIPRPSSARPAPPRVRKQESHTEAPPAERLASSKPPAAVIVDGKKLSEDEDEDEQFVVEDARPPPMPELETESTEELQGEEKHGGLVKKILETKKNYETSPSSPKSKDQGRSAVSEASQRKERELVSREMDRLRSSIQTVCRSALPLGKIMDYIQEDMDSMQNELQTWRRENQEHAQALLQEQRVTDAAVEPLKAELSELEQLIRDQQDKICAAKSNILRNEEKIQKMLSSINFSSRT, encoded by the exons ATGAACGCGTCAGTGGCCAAAAAGACACAAGAAACATTGGGCAAAGTGATAAAGAAGCCTCCTCTTACTGAAAAATTACTCAGTAAGCCGCCTTTCCGATACCTGCACGACATATTCAGTGAG GTAATACGGACTACAGGCTTTATGAAGGGTCTTTACTTGGAGGCAGAAATGAAATCAGACAATGTGAAG GAGAAGGAGGCTAAGATGGCGTTCCTGCAGAAGGCCATAGACGTGGTGGCGCTGGTGAGCGGGGAGGCCCTGGCGGTGCGGCCCGCGCGGATCGTGGCCGGGCACGAGCCCGAGAAGACCAACGAGCTGCTGCAGGCCATCGGCAAGTGCTGCCTGAACAAG CTGTCCAGCGAGGAGGCGGTGAAGAGGGTGCTGGCAGGGGACCGGCCGGACCCGCGGGGGAAGCCCAGCACCTCCTCCAAGTCCCAGGACAAGGAGAACCGCGAGGGGAAGGAGCGGCAGCGGGACAGGGAG GAGAAGAAGGAGGCGAAGGAGCAGAgcgggagcagggaggagaaggGCCCGGGTCCGCAGCGGGAGGAgggccgccgcccccccccggagAAGGACCGCCACCGGGAGGGGGAGCGGCCCGACAAGGCGCGCGACCGCGAGCGGGCGAAGGACCGCGACCGAGACGAGAAGAAGGACAAGAGCCGCGACGGGGAGAAGGACAAGAGCCGcgacagagagaaggacaagCCCCGGGAGAAAGAGCGGGAGAAGGACAGGGAGAAGGACAGGGAGAAGGCCCGGGAGCGGGATCAGCACAGGGACCGGGACCGAGAGAAACGCAGGGACCCCGACAAGGACCGCGAGCGGGAGAAGGACAAGGGCAGAGAGCGCCACAAGGAGCCGGAGGAGAAGAGCAAGGAAGCGGAGAGAGCGGAGAAAAAG CCCAGGGCTCCGGAGGAGACGAGGAACCGCCAGCCGCCGGAGCAGCCGGTTAAGACCGTAAAAGCCGAGGCAGAAGAG CCTCCGTGCTCACCGGAGGCAGAG tCAGGGAGCCCCGCCCGAATACCGCGCCCCTCGTCCGCCAAGGGACAACGGAGACGACCCAAACACGGAGGCCAAG atgaAACGGACAGTGAAGGAG AGGCTGACTCTCCCTCCACGGAGAAGCCGGCTCACCTGGAGAACGGAGACGCTACGGACTCCGCTCCTCCTCAGGTCGCCCCGAG CGCCAGGAGGATACCCCGGCCGAGCAGCgctcgccccgcccctccccgggTCAGGAAGCAGGAGAGCCACACAGAGGCGCCCCCTGCTGAGAG GCTGGCCAGCTCCAAGCCGCCCGCGGCGGTGATCGTAGACGGGAAGAAGCTCTccgaggacgaggacgaggacgagcaGTTTGTGGTGGAGGacgcccgcccccctcccatgCCCGAATTGGAGACG gagagcacagaggagctgcagggggaggagaagCACG GCGGGCTGGTGAAAAAAATCCTGGAGACCAAGAAGAACTACGAAACGTCGCCGTCCTCGCCGAAATCCAAAGACCAG gggcgcTCTGCGGTGTCGGAGGCCTCTCAGCGGAAGGAGAGGGAGCTGGTGTCGCGGGAGATGGACAGGCTGCGCTCCTCCATCCAGACGGTGTGCCGCAGCGCGCTCCCCCTGGGGAAGATCATGGACTACATCCAGGAGGACATGGACTCCATGCAGAACGAGCTGCAGACCTGGAGACGCGAGAACCAGGAGCACGCGCAGGCGCTGCTGCAGGAGCAGAG GGTGACGGACGCGGCGGTGGAGCCCCTGAAAGCCGAACTGAGCGAGCTGGAGCAGCTCATCAGAGACCAGCAGGACAAGATCTGCGCCGCCAAGTCCAACATCCTGAGGAACGAGGAGAAGATCCAGAAAATGCTCTCCAGCATCAACTTCTCCTCCAGGACGTGA
- the traf3ip1 gene encoding TRAF3-interacting protein 1 isoform X2, whose protein sequence is MNASVAKKTQETLGKVIKKPPLTEKLLSKPPFRYLHDIFSEVIRTTGFMKGLYLEAEMKSDNVKEKEAKMAFLQKAIDVVALVSGEALAVRPARIVAGHEPEKTNELLQAIGKCCLNKLSSEEAVKRVLAGDRPDPRGKPSTSSKSQDKENREGKERQRDREEKKEAKEQSGSREEKGPGPQREEGRRPPPEKDRHREGERPDKARDRERAKDRDRDEKKDKSRDGEKDKSRDREKDKPREKEREKDREKDREKARERDQHRDRDREKRRDPDKDREREKDKGRERHKEPEEKSKEAERAEKKPRAPEETRNRQPPEQPVKTVKAEAEESGSPARIPRPSSAKGQRRRPKHGGQDETDSEGEADSPSTEKPAHLENGDATDSAPPQVAPSARRIPRPSSARPAPPRVRKQESHTEAPPAERLASSKPPAAVIVDGKKLSEDEDEDEQFVVEDARPPPMPELETESTEELQGEEKHGGLVKKILETKKNYETSPSSPKSKDQGRSAVSEASQRKERELVSREMDRLRSSIQTVCRSALPLGKIMDYIQEDMDSMQNELQTWRRENQEHAQALLQEQRVTDAAVEPLKAELSELEQLIRDQQDKICAAKSNILRNEEKIQKMLSSINFSSRT, encoded by the exons ATGAACGCGTCAGTGGCCAAAAAGACACAAGAAACATTGGGCAAAGTGATAAAGAAGCCTCCTCTTACTGAAAAATTACTCAGTAAGCCGCCTTTCCGATACCTGCACGACATATTCAGTGAG GTAATACGGACTACAGGCTTTATGAAGGGTCTTTACTTGGAGGCAGAAATGAAATCAGACAATGTGAAG GAGAAGGAGGCTAAGATGGCGTTCCTGCAGAAGGCCATAGACGTGGTGGCGCTGGTGAGCGGGGAGGCCCTGGCGGTGCGGCCCGCGCGGATCGTGGCCGGGCACGAGCCCGAGAAGACCAACGAGCTGCTGCAGGCCATCGGCAAGTGCTGCCTGAACAAG CTGTCCAGCGAGGAGGCGGTGAAGAGGGTGCTGGCAGGGGACCGGCCGGACCCGCGGGGGAAGCCCAGCACCTCCTCCAAGTCCCAGGACAAGGAGAACCGCGAGGGGAAGGAGCGGCAGCGGGACAGGGAG GAGAAGAAGGAGGCGAAGGAGCAGAgcgggagcagggaggagaaggGCCCGGGTCCGCAGCGGGAGGAgggccgccgcccccccccggagAAGGACCGCCACCGGGAGGGGGAGCGGCCCGACAAGGCGCGCGACCGCGAGCGGGCGAAGGACCGCGACCGAGACGAGAAGAAGGACAAGAGCCGCGACGGGGAGAAGGACAAGAGCCGcgacagagagaaggacaagCCCCGGGAGAAAGAGCGGGAGAAGGACAGGGAGAAGGACAGGGAGAAGGCCCGGGAGCGGGATCAGCACAGGGACCGGGACCGAGAGAAACGCAGGGACCCCGACAAGGACCGCGAGCGGGAGAAGGACAAGGGCAGAGAGCGCCACAAGGAGCCGGAGGAGAAGAGCAAGGAAGCGGAGAGAGCGGAGAAAAAG CCCAGGGCTCCGGAGGAGACGAGGAACCGCCAGCCGCCGGAGCAGCCGGTTAAGACCGTAAAAGCCGAGGCAGAAGAG tCAGGGAGCCCCGCCCGAATACCGCGCCCCTCGTCCGCCAAGGGACAACGGAGACGACCCAAACACGGAGGCCAAG atgaAACGGACAGTGAAGGAG AGGCTGACTCTCCCTCCACGGAGAAGCCGGCTCACCTGGAGAACGGAGACGCTACGGACTCCGCTCCTCCTCAGGTCGCCCCGAG CGCCAGGAGGATACCCCGGCCGAGCAGCgctcgccccgcccctccccgggTCAGGAAGCAGGAGAGCCACACAGAGGCGCCCCCTGCTGAGAG GCTGGCCAGCTCCAAGCCGCCCGCGGCGGTGATCGTAGACGGGAAGAAGCTCTccgaggacgaggacgaggacgagcaGTTTGTGGTGGAGGacgcccgcccccctcccatgCCCGAATTGGAGACG gagagcacagaggagctgcagggggaggagaagCACG GCGGGCTGGTGAAAAAAATCCTGGAGACCAAGAAGAACTACGAAACGTCGCCGTCCTCGCCGAAATCCAAAGACCAG gggcgcTCTGCGGTGTCGGAGGCCTCTCAGCGGAAGGAGAGGGAGCTGGTGTCGCGGGAGATGGACAGGCTGCGCTCCTCCATCCAGACGGTGTGCCGCAGCGCGCTCCCCCTGGGGAAGATCATGGACTACATCCAGGAGGACATGGACTCCATGCAGAACGAGCTGCAGACCTGGAGACGCGAGAACCAGGAGCACGCGCAGGCGCTGCTGCAGGAGCAGAG GGTGACGGACGCGGCGGTGGAGCCCCTGAAAGCCGAACTGAGCGAGCTGGAGCAGCTCATCAGAGACCAGCAGGACAAGATCTGCGCCGCCAAGTCCAACATCCTGAGGAACGAGGAGAAGATCCAGAAAATGCTCTCCAGCATCAACTTCTCCTCCAGGACGTGA